ttcagggacaatgttaatgcggcgagactagcatgtaggtcaactcgatgacttgatctcacaagtcatggatatagagatatcaagttgacacatgggtatgcgttggagaatgtatactgaatgacccgtcatgagaaagtatcatggatcgttatatgagtgtcatatactttctcatgtggctattagtatgactactagtccttggacctgaagtcaccatggatccctacgtaaggagttacgtactttggtttcgtcaaacgtcacccgtaactgggtagactataaaggtgattactagatatgtaacgaattatgcagagggatgtgagtgatgtagataagatctatccctcctatatgacgggagcgacatcaatattcttgatagagtgagaccacgaagtgcatgaccatgcccaaatgagtcaatatgagatattgagctcatttgattgagtgagtctacttggtgttcaagatttagattgattagaggatgacacggtctatgcctcatattgatcaatctagatgtctaggatagaaggacacttgtcatatattgtgaggagtcacaattagtagtcacaaggtgatgttggatctcaacattcttataacttgggtagtaatgatgtgttgctagataccgctcattacttatgcttctaaatgggtttaggagcattgccaatgttataagaacctatagggtcacacacaaaggacaattagatggagattaggttcatatgatgaatcaagaggattagattcatatgttgaatcaaattggattaagagtaatcctaattgaactaattgagttggactcaatttgattcatgtgttcaataagtctaatttagattatgactcattgaatcaatttaaataaatgaattagattcattatattaaattagcttgaatcaaatggttggatttgataaaccatgggagttataatgtcaagtttgacttgacttgagaggaaaaggaagagtcaagtttgacttgactatttgccacctcatttgtaagttgccattaggaggactaatgatgatgtgccacatcatcatagttggcacatgtgtgtgccacctcatggaggttacaaatcttctctttaatggccacattaaatgagaatggaggttacaactccattgtggccgaccacttattgtgAGGAAAAgagttgatttttcattcaaggcattcactccatcttcttcctcttgctctcaattttcttctccctctcctctcttggccgaacacttcataggtgctagcacaccttttgtttggcctctccacctagtttgttcgtgtgaatacttctagaggatcgtacgcttgacgatctcgagatccggtgaaccgttggacgagcgagattgcgaagggcatcgcatcgagggtaacttccttctctagtgtagatctaggctttagtaaactcgtactcgaaatttttgtttataaacttcgcacggatccggtggcatgggagattcggggtttccacaacgcgaaaaaataatttttacggcCTGAAAATCTCAACAGACGCCTCCTTCAAGATAAACCTAAcataaattttatagaaaattttaaaaggaaacgagtgccccttttttttttttttttttttttttttgcattatcACCAAAAaccaaaaatattataataaaaaattctgaaattaaaaaaaaaaataaaaagagggtTCAGGAACAGATGGAGACAAGAAACATTCCACAAGAAACCTTAGGGAGAGGCTTTCCTAGAAAACCCAGCCCCGCGCCAACTTGCCATCCTACTCGCACCCATATACATACCCACGTCTTGGTCCCCTCTTCCCTTCCCTTCACTTCCACGTTCCGCACACCGACACCCAACATCGCACCCTGGTCCCCTCTTCCCCCTCCCTTCCTCAACTATTATTTACAACAACATTTCACGTGATTTTAACTCTATTTGAACAAGTCAAATCTCGGTCAAACCTCTCTCCCTCACTCCTCACTTCTTCTCACCCAAACGTTCATGATTCATGCACTGCGACTCCAATGAGATTGCTGATTTCtatgaaagtgaaagaaaggcaCCACACATACCCACGAAGAAAGAGATAAAATTCTACTCAAGATCTTACTTTAATCGCCTATAAAATTGCTACACTCTCTTATACGATGCGAATAATTGTCTCTCTTTTTTTCTCTCTATAAATACGTTCCTCCGACTACAGTCCGCAGCTGCAGCAGCAGGTGGAAGCCATGGAGCACGACGAGCAAGGCTTCTTGGAAGAACTGCTTTCCCTGAGGAAAGATGGATGGCTGGACTCCTCCTTTCCTTCCGGCATCTCTGAGTTATTCGCCCCCGCTGATGCCGGCGGCAGCTTCGACTGCCTCCAACAGAACCCTGTAGCGGGCGCCGCCGCAGCGCTCGTCGCCCCCACCTTCACTTCCTTTGACGCCGCTGTCCCGGCGGATGTCGGCTTCGACTACTTGAGCGACGTGTACTGCCCGGTCGGCGGGTACACGGCCCTGCCGGAGAACCAGTACTCCTCCTCCGTCCGGTCGACACTCGACGACAGCGACCTCAGCCTGGTTCACGGCGAGGGGCAGAGTGCGTGCAAGGTGGAGGTGGTGCAGTCGGCGGCCGAGGCCGCCACCGCCCCGCCGTTGGTGTTCGACCTGGGCGGGTGctcggagaggaagaagaagaagaaactcgAAGGGATGCCTTCCAAGAACCTGATGGCGGAGCGGAGACGGAGGAAGAGGCTCAATGACCGGCTCTCCATGCTTAGATCCGTTGTCCCCAAGATTAGCAAGGTGCACCTTTCTTGTTCGATGAAATGCTCGCAAGACAACTTAATTTACATTTCAATTTCACCAGATGGACAGAACCTCGATTCTCGGGGACACCATCGATTACATGAAGGAGCTACTCGACAGGATCAAGCACCTGCAGGAGGAGATCGAAGTCTCTCCTGACCAACCGAATATGCTCAGCATCTTCAAGGAACTAAATTCCAACGAAGTCTTAGTGAGGAACTCCCCAAAGGTACACAACATACTCTCTCCTCTTCTGCTTTCATGTTCACCATACAACACGATCTGAATCTTAACCTTCCAGTTCGACGTCGAGAGGAGAGACAACGAGACGCGAATCGAGATCTGCTGCGCCGCCAAGCCAGGCCTCCTGCTCTCCACGGTGAATACCCTCGAGGCGCTTGGGTTGGAGATCCAACAATGCGTGGTCAGTTGCTTCAATGACTTCGGAATGCAAGCTTCCTGCTCTGAGGTAAACTTATTCCACATATCGCACACTTTTTGCGTCTGTTAATCCTCTGAAGCAACTGATGAACTTTGGGCGCATGGCTTGTAGGAGATGGAGCAGAGGGCGGTGATGCGCGCCGAGGACATCAAGCAAGCACTCTTCAGGAATGCAGGATACGGAGGAAGGTGCTTGTAGAAATAAAATCGACCACATGAACCAAATTTTCTCGAGTTCTTGCACTTTTCTTGCTCTTGTAAATCTCCATAAAATCTGAGAGTGAGAGCTTCATCAGTTTTCAGATGACCAATGACCAAACCAAGTGGTTCATGTTCTACTTATCCTATTGGTCAAATTGAGCATTGATGTTTTACTTTTTTCCTTCATGAATATTTGTTGCCTTCGATTCTATTTAAGATTTGGGACCATTCATTATTCCTGGTAATATTCTACAGAAGAGACCTGGAATATTTAAACATGAACAACCTAACTTCCAGGCTACTCATCATTTAATACAGAATTATCACAGCAACCTTTCTTCATGTAACTTGAGACAGACCGTAGAGGCACATGAGAACATAATCATCTTTACCTGCACACCAACCGTGACCACGGTGGACGTCTCTCACGGATCCGGATATCCAAATCACTTTCAGACATCCCGTTGTGAGGGGCATCTACAGTGCATGTGcagaataatatatatatatatataaaaggatttGTAGATGCTACTTTAGTATTACTATTTAATTTGCTCAACTTCCTTTCCGAAGTCGACTCTAGGCATTATGGTACGGGAGATGTTGTCTTAACCTTTGGCCTGGTATCGAACCAGCTACCTAATCCCATTTATTTTATTGTTCTCTGTTTTTGATCGTCTTCGTAAGAATAGTACAAaatgtgatgtcttctccaacaCATGGCCACTCAGCACAGCAGTTGTTGATATCTCTGCGCGCGCGCGAGAGAGAGGTCACAGGACCTGCACCCGAGAATTATATAACATATCACGTCGATGCTGTTCGAGTGTACAATATTTCTATTGCGTCAACGAGGATCAAGAATGTAAGGACCATGGCCCTTGTTgatctatatatatgtaagatCACAATCTATCAGACCGCCACATTACGACGTTTAtgctttgttttattttggtGGATTATGTTGTAAATCACGAAAAAGAAACCACCACATTTACCAAGTGAAAGAGAACAATTTTTAAGTGTGATTTTCCCTTCCTTTCATCATCATCAAACACGAGAGATAACAAAAACAATGCGCATGAGATTCATACTGAAATGATACGAgcgaagagaaaagagaaaaaacatGTAGATGGAGATGTTTTTTCTTTGGTCTATGTTTGCTATCGTTTCTTATTCTTTTGTGTGCTTGTACTCTTGTGCCGAAATGGTTAGCTGGTAAATTTTAGACAGGAGCTAATAATTGAGGGGAAGGCTTGGTTCCTTAGCCTGAAGTAggaatatgatatgttttaattcTTTCTCGCTCTGCTCTCTGATCTCTACTTTATTTAAGCAGCAGCCAAGAGTCAGCAATGGAGGATGCTGCCATGGTTGTCTTGGCGCTTGGCCATTGCTGGTAGCTGCTGAGAGACCAACCTAAAGTTGCAGAGTCGAAGTTTTAAGGGTTTTTTAGTAAGCTAATTATGACATCTTGGACCTACCTctgaagaaaaaaaagggaaaagtgAATTTTCATTCGACAGATTTCTGTTGAATTCGGTTGCATGAtgagtgatgcggtgataaggcgGGATCCACCCTGCAAGAATAGTTGCAGTGGTCGAGGTCAAAATTAAGATGGTTAACGTTCAGATAGCATCGACCAGTCGGGCAAGCATGCCCCGATCAAGGGAGAAGGTCTCAATCCCCCACTGCCTTCGACACGGGGAGGTGTCAAATGACCGATGCTCAATGAAATATAGAACGACAAACGGAGGAGAGGACGATATCCAGAAGTCAGgctgagcggctaccccgctcggccaggcaaCAGGGCTCGACATTAGCAAAGCGGAACTTCgatcgagcggctaccccgcttagCCAGACAGTAGGTTTCGACATTGGTAGAACTCAACTTCTGTCgagtggctaccccgctcggcctagcagtagGACGCGACACAACATAGCGAAATACGATCGAGCGGACGTGGCACAGGCACGGTTGGGTTCCGACCGAGCAGACGAGATACAGGAACAGCGAAGTTCTAGTCGAGCGTCCATTTCACTCGGCCTAGCAGCATACTCTTGTATCCATTGACATCcctttgggagttagtgccgctaACACCGGACATGGACAGCTAGAAGATCATACAGCGGAggcttccactatcacttcagagatatgctcagactgttaaggtactgtgtcaggaaactttactgacaagtcttttcaggaaaaacttGGGGAAGTGTGCTCACTTTGGGAAGCATGCATGCGCGCTACAAGAGCTTTATATAAATGGGGGTCCAAGAATGGGTGGAGGTATGCGATATATGCGAgaatttgaaattctaaaaataggaaattttgaaagcATAAAagcattttaccttagaatttgaaaataaccattttttgaaaacaatttttaaaattcctagtctgttagacacattcctaattttctacgtagattgctaaactcactttcagggaggggtttagtaaatatgtcagctaaattagactttgACTCATTCAGTGACataatccctgataaagtgatgcctacttcaatgtgtttggttctggaatgatgcactgaattttttttttaaattaattgaactaatattgtcaattaatacttttacatttgttaggttcaagttaaaatcttttaaagtgtgcatcatccataatagttgtgcaaaACATTTTCCTATGGCTATATAttttgactcagttgtagataaagcaacatagtgttgctttctactaaaccagctaacgaGTGATGGACCTAGTAATTGACATCGATCGCTTgagcttttgcggtctaatttacacccaacataatctgagtcagaatatcccattaattcaaaattattagttctaaGATACCagatacctacatttgttgttcctttaaggtatctaaagattcttttgacttgagtcaaatgacattctttagcacaagtttggtatctagcacatatatcagtaactcatttaattagtgagcattcgatatcttaaataccgagagattaacacactcatgattagaaggagcccatatagtaatatgagattggtgtggtagttcaataataactctttagtggtatgagtggTATGAGTTactattgatgaactcgagttgtgtgttcggggcgaacacgggaagctcaagttcatcaggagaccaaaaccaattccttctctcgttCCCTGTCGTAAGCTCTTATTaataaagttttatacccacccaaactcaccttcttacccatccttaggtggtcgaccaagccaaacttggagcccaagcaagggccggccaaaccaagcctAGGATGGGATTAAGATGTGGCCagcctagcttagagcccaagcttaggtggccgaccacataaaaaataaaagggagtttaattttaaaatctgtacttatgtggaagtcatgattttaaaagagagttttaaaaattatatctttccttttatagtttctacaaaggattaagagaaaggtttgatatctttccttatttgtagttaaaaggaagattttaattttgagaaaactttccttaattgtaatcatcagaaatttttattttaaaaatttttcggaaacaaattaggaagttttaattttgtgtttaaaactttccttttttggaggaCTTGCAGGGGCGACCACAAGATGgattaagaggaaattttaattaaattttcattattagtcattggcaaggaaaataaggaagttttaattatgtctaaaactttccttatttgttaagaccaaggaatataaaagagagggtagaggtgcctcacctcataacacatatctattattcctctcttctcttccttggtgtggctgacccTCTTCCGttgctcttcctcttcttttcttctttggtggccgacggcatctagtcttggagagatttttggtggccggattttgcttggagaagaaggagagataggaggcattgtttcttagcatcccttggagcttggttggtggctgaactcttcatctctaggagattgttggtggccaaaactagcaaggagaaaaaggaggcttgggtggattctcatctcagtagatcgtcgcccacacgacgtccgagataagaagtggaatacgacagaagatcgtgaggtcttaAGCTTCAAAAGGAATAACTAGTTAttatttccacatcataactagtttattcttttgtttagatcttgaaataccaaacataagaggctaacgattctaggctatcgaatttatgttttgattttgtgtttcttttctttttcgatattgttattcgattgttcttagtggttaaaactagggttactataaggagattaaatattgaatttcattgaaaggctttgtctaggaagtggtggatgatcccatacccaagaaggcctaatacctcaccatgtttaacctgaaagtcgatctctgaaataaatatttaatcaaatttgtaacatgggtggatttggattaataatgttaagcatcgtttgcgatctaagtctaaacctctaagaacaaataagttgaatttggaatcaataatgttaagttctgtttgtgattccaaatttaatttttaaagaacacaataggttgttaggaaaggttcgggacttatacaaaatttttatacaggggaatcggtacgatattccgagtagcaaccaacaattggtatcacagctagggtttgcctctgtgtgctTGATTTTCAGTTTAAATTATGCACTTATCATACATAAtgtaggcaggataatagtaggatatgctaactctatggttgcaggctccaactattatgtcttattgtgattgtgtgtgattggaccctcggacatgtcgagggcattttatgtttgtgcataattgtatgtattaaatacagcaggagctgtattagttttaggattttacatttttgtttcgatctagattacatgtgcattcccttgtggaatataggatcgataaatgtaaaattctatttttatcgcggatcgtatctgatcctgtccgaatcaagagtcagtggacgctgggcacgcggcgctctctgctggatcctcaagtgctccggcgaacctgcaacaaaaccgagccgggaggggtgtcccggcgacggtcctccgacgctcaagtcaggtaagtggtggagaaagtggctgccaaattcgtattctgcgtaccttcggcgaagtaatagcctctttatataagacggagaaggaactgatgcacgcccaccgaggtgcgtacgtgtcagcaacccataccacggtatgcacttgtcagagagcttacctgacaccatgctgccacagtccaagcatgttctttgatgggacggcaggaccacccgttgtcagactagaagtatggcacagccatacgacttgacggctgtcagaagatgtccccgtcttttacccaccgcctAACCGGGACGCCGTccgacggccttgattctttgcgccgtccggcgtcacctccttccgctcggttatTACGCAccgctttatttgagcgtcggaccctggtccctaccaggtgCCTTTTACtacagatttccctttcttctgattCCGccggaccctttgacctcccctcagcgttgactccttatggggttccggatttttaccgccggatcacttgccttcctctcgagtctagtcgaaggaggcaaagtccgactgactggactgccgatctgtcgaacaatgatcattgccttaggccgctcggccaggcataaagatgctcctccgtgcggcgatatctgtctgtccggcgacactttgtccatgccttatattttctgggaatcgatgtccgttgttctcccacactacccatcacgtgctctgcgcacggtaaggagagctcattaaatgcggctagtaaccggcaaacacgtggcgatcgtgcatttgtcagagtatggcggttacgtcacttccgatgggatagccgccgtttgaaacggacgatccgatgacaacctcgatattgacgacctggatcggacggtggaggttgcttccgggcggcaatataaagcctgcggctccgcttccgccgccgcctcgctgcttcattctcctccggcattctcgcccctcaactcttcggcaaacctcggcccttcgtcgatcatcttctttgtttgtaAGGCCTTCTCTCTTGTTCCCagcgctttcttctttttgttaccTGTTTCCTTCAATCGGCTTCTGCTCCATTCTTTGCTCATCCCTTCCCTCGGCATCCTATATTCTCGTCccttgaccatgactagcacttcacaGTCGACTGGCGGCGCTCCAGGTctgtggtacacgaccatggagagccgttttgatgaggaagacgccttgcgcctcgtccggacttatgacctgccgaccgaccaccaaatagtgttagccacaccagccgctcggcctcatgaaccgccgtccggcacagtgcttttcttccgagaccaatttctggccggactgcgttttccacctcacaaatttttcttagaagtttgcaactatttccgcattccgctcggccaggtagttcccaactctattaggctgctgagcggagtgatagttttgtttaagctgaacaacatccccttggaccc
The genomic region above belongs to Zingiber officinale cultivar Zhangliang chromosome 11A, Zo_v1.1, whole genome shotgun sequence and contains:
- the LOC122032891 gene encoding transcription factor BHLH3-like, producing the protein MEHDEQGFLEELLSLRKDGWLDSSFPSGISELFAPADAGGSFDCLQQNPVAGAAAALVAPTFTSFDAAVPADVGFDYLSDVYCPVGGYTALPENQYSSSVRSTLDDSDLSLVHGEGQSACKVEVVQSAAEAATAPPLVFDLGGCSERKKKKKLEGMPSKNLMAERRRRKRLNDRLSMLRSVVPKISKMDRTSILGDTIDYMKELLDRIKHLQEEIEVSPDQPNMLSIFKELNSNEVLVRNSPKFDVERRDNETRIEICCAAKPGLLLSTVNTLEALGLEIQQCVVSCFNDFGMQASCSEEMEQRAVMRAEDIKQALFRNAGYGGRCL